The nucleotide window AAATAACAGTTGCCAACCACAACCAACCAGCATTAGGATAACCTTTTACCAAAGAGATAATGTTATTCTAATTAATCATATCATCCTGGCTAGCTAAAGCTGCTATTCGCATGCATGGCAGTTACATCCCCCACTCCACTCCACTCCACGCCTAGATATGCAAATGAAGCTTTTCTCTCAACTGAGATGCCTAAATGTCCAGGTCTTTGCTAAAAGAAgtaatgaattaacaaaagcAACTGTATTTTATCATCTACAAATGGGATATGTACCGAGACTACATCTGCTGCTGGGCTATTACATATATAACAGACAGAATTCAGCAGTAAATCATATACACACGCAATTAGGCATCAGCAAGATTCGTAATGTTGCAAATAACTTGGCTTCTCTAGTTTAGATCGAAAACAAATTTCAAgaagatatatatgaatgtaGCATTCTATATTATAATGCTGCAAAGAAGCCAGATACTAGTTGGACAATTTCCTATGACATATCAGAAACCACCATATGTACTACACATGTACCTTGGAACTTGAAAAATTAATGAGAATCAATAAAGGATCGAGCCTACACATGATTGCTTCCCATTACCAAACGTGAAGatcacaaaaaaaataattattaacATCCAACAGCTATATTCAATATCATCCGATATAAACCTAGATATTGACCTTTACATCACAGTAATGGcacaaaaaatatcatgcaTGTAGTGTGAAATACTGAAATCAGAAATGTGAAGTAACTAGTTTATATTTTTGAGGCTAAATAAGGTCAAAAGACTACAAAACATAAACTACATACTATTTACATTCTGTAATTAGGTTTGTCATTATTGGCCCAAAAAAAAGAGTTTTCATTGGATGGAATcagaaatttttttcatttgccTACTGTAAATTATTAATGAAAAGACGCTAAAACTATTTACTATAAGCTAtgtgatcaatttttttttttttttaaatatctaCAATACTTAACATGGataatatttatttactttcacCTAAACATTTAAGCCAATAGTTATACAGTCAAACTGCTACCTTAACTGAAAAGCTTGGTCTAAAAGAATTGTTTGGAAATCAACCTCATACTGGCAATGCAAAATGCATACATTTAATCTAGCACGTTAATAAAAGAACGTGAATTAATAAAAGAACATGAATCTATATGCAAGTGGTCATCACTCAAGCTATTAgaaatatatgactcaaaaacagGCATTAATGAACTATGGAAACAAAAAGATCATCCAACCTACTTAAAAATTCACCCAGATGAACTAAAATTCTAAACCTGGATAGATTATAATTCATGCTtaggaaaacaaaaagaagaaacatcCATCTTCCCCAATAATCAGCATTAATTTGAAGAATACTGATGAACTAAGTTCATGGAACATCTACTATTTGAAATGTCACTGTATCGAACCAATCAAAACAACTATTTAAGATGTCATATCTGCGGCAGATCTAGCTATCTCTGAAACGTCACATCAGAATCTCTTATTCAAAagaaaagtttttatgtttttactttCAATCTAGTTATCCTATGGCGCGCATTTACTATAAGTAAAGATAAAAAGGCAGAAGAACACAGCAAAGAACATAGTGGGTACGGCCAACTCAACTAAACGTAGTACCAAGGTAGTCTGATCATCACACCAAAGACAACTGAAAGAAAGATATGAACACTGTAATAAAGTCCTCCAGTAATCCACAACCTGAACCTTTTTTACATATATATCGATATAcacgagagaagagagagagagagagataaatgAGAATGCAGGCGAAGGATAACGTGTACTCCTAATAAAGCATTTTCCAGATTACAATTCCCATTCCGGGTACCGTTTTAGAAAGTAATAAAGTTTGGAAATGTGTATGTGTATGTCAATGAAGGGTCTGTGTCATCAGTTTCTAGGGTTTTGTTCGCTTTTGTTTCGTGTCTCATTATTGCCAGGCCCCTATTATCATGATAAAAAGATAATTATTCCGCGAGTATGTTTTGTGTTCTCAGAACTCAGAAGAATAACATGCAAGTACCTTCACTAAGGTTAATCTTAGCTAAGAAAAAACCAGCTGCGGCATATATAGCTAGCTGCTGCTTATTAATTCCTGTGACATGGCCTGGTGGGGCATGAGCCTCACCTAACCATATTGTGCGTCATCAACATAGAACAAAACATGCAACAGTGGCCGCCGGAGAGACTCCGGTTCACAGCGATCGATGACGTCACATAAGAAAAACatagagagcgagagagagagactgaccGGAGAGAGTTCGAATGCAGAGATTGCTGAGTTGCGTTTCAATCTTGTTCAAGAACGTGGTGGCTTCATCAAAAGGCCTTGCTAGATCTGATTTGTACTTGACCAGCATATCGCAGTAGGTTTCCTACATGATAAAATATAAGAAATCTAGCAGAGACTAAACGCCCAAAATCTAaaaagtgaagagagagagagagagagagaagtgaagCTGGGGGGGACCATTATCTACTTACCATGAACTCGTCGAGCTCGGGATCGGCTCCTAAACACGTGGACATAGCAGCGTCTCTTTCTCGTTTATAAAGGTCATTTTCTCGGCGGATTTCCTCCAAGAAGCTCGCTATTTCCGGAGGCGCTCCTACCTAGAACAAACAACAACATTCACAGAGTATCTGTCATCCATATGTACAAGTCAGTACTGACTCACTGAGTCGGCGTTTAATGATTAACAGAAATGAACCAAACAAAAGCGCCTAATCCGTTTTCGAGCACAAACAGAATAGTTGAATCAACCATGGACGGTTTGGTTTCACCTTCTGGCAATCGATGTAGGCCTCAATAAGTCTAGGGTAGCTTGGATGGGAAGCAATTTTGGCTTTGATGGGTCCAAAAACATCTTCCTCCCCGCGCCGAAACTCCGGCACGGAGGATATGGCCGAGTACAAGTCGCCGGCGTCGGATCCGAACATCATCGGGACCCGATGGTCGCGGAAAGCTACGGAGGAGAGCAGGCTCTGGTAATCCATAGGAAGGATCAGGTTCTCCGGCGTCATAAGGGCCTTGTCGGCGTAGTCCGTCGACTTATCCCCGTAGTCCACCGCTGATTGCAATCCGTACATTTCCTCCATGAAGAGGGTACACAAGGTTATCTTCACTCTCTATCTCTGCTTCTTGGAAAAGAATAAAAGCCAACAATAAACAATA belongs to Rosa chinensis cultivar Old Blush chromosome 4, RchiOBHm-V2, whole genome shotgun sequence and includes:
- the LOC112196329 gene encoding homeobox protein knotted-1-like 6 — encoded protein: MEEMYGLQSAVDYGDKSTDYADKALMTPENLILPMDYQSLLSSVAFRDHRVPMMFGSDAGDLYSAISSVPEFRRGEEDVFGPIKAKIASHPSYPRLIEAYIDCQKVGAPPEIASFLEEIRRENDLYKRERDAAMSTCLGADPELDEFMETYCDMLVKYKSDLARPFDEATTFLNKIETQLSNLCIRTLSDEGAVSSEEEFSGGELEVQEAQARGEDRDLKNRLFRKFGSHIGTLKLEFSKKKKKGKLPKEARQALLHWWSVHYKWPYPTEADKIALAESTGLDQRQINNWFINQRKRHWRPSENMQFAVMDNLSGPFFADD